The following are encoded together in the candidate division KSB1 bacterium genome:
- a CDS encoding GNAT family N-acetyltransferase, giving the protein MTTRIHLRPAGEHDSEDVLRWRNDPVTRANSFHSDPISPAEHRRWFSRTLARRDRLLLIGMAGSERIGVVRFDLAGDSAEININLAPEARGRGLGTALIAAGSGYVFEHHPAITKIYAKIKPQNTASLRAFEKAGYCLLSRAEHETYVLTRQHSAAAGIYPNRRLIVRQVMQLSGANVIVQAARFVKNFLLARLLGPQLFGLWNGLQILLVYGVNAHLGVLNAMNREVPLCRGRGASAAIPALARVSLTFTMLATLVLAAGLVLISMTPLVAGLEAVALRLLAAVLLAQQLYQFFQFWLRADDRFDLLSRTLVVSALIELVVTVAWVYHAGFTGIFHGFLAGALVAVALCLRAVDPVIWRLNFDFRLIPPLLRLGFPMMIVGLSYSLMTTLDRVLIIHFLGSEQLGYYALGPLVLAALTYVPATINQVIYPKLGERYGATGDPRSVAGYVIRPTVITAYLMALVLGGAYLGLPLLLEWLPKYRAGLPAARILFAGFYFLSLVGASANLLVTINRQIQYLISLFAAIALGLLLNFAAIFAGWGIAGIAATTSVTYFLYAAGVIGFTARRHLGFHHMLLRRLAGRLMLPYLLAAVSLAAALQIDTGHPALTPLLQVGVFVLAFGLLAYVPGRREWSS; this is encoded by the coding sequence ATGACCACCCGCATCCATCTGCGCCCGGCCGGCGAGCACGACAGCGAGGATGTGCTGCGCTGGCGCAATGATCCCGTCACCCGCGCCAACTCCTTTCACAGTGATCCCATTTCGCCGGCGGAACACCGGCGCTGGTTCAGCCGGACACTGGCGCGCCGCGACCGCCTGCTGCTCATCGGCATGGCGGGCAGCGAGAGGATCGGCGTGGTGCGCTTCGACCTGGCGGGCGACAGCGCGGAAATCAACATCAACCTGGCACCGGAGGCGCGCGGCCGCGGGCTGGGCACGGCCTTGATCGCGGCCGGCAGCGGGTATGTGTTCGAGCACCATCCGGCCATCACGAAAATTTATGCGAAAATCAAACCGCAGAACACGGCCTCGCTGCGCGCCTTCGAGAAGGCCGGCTATTGTTTGCTGAGCCGCGCGGAGCACGAGACCTACGTGCTGACCCGCCAGCACAGCGCCGCGGCCGGCATTTACCCCAACCGCCGTTTGATTGTGCGGCAGGTGATGCAGTTGTCGGGCGCCAATGTCATCGTGCAGGCAGCACGCTTCGTCAAGAATTTCCTGCTGGCGCGCCTGCTCGGCCCGCAGTTGTTCGGTCTGTGGAACGGCCTGCAGATTTTGCTGGTGTACGGTGTGAATGCCCATCTCGGCGTGCTCAATGCCATGAATCGCGAGGTGCCGCTCTGTCGCGGCCGCGGTGCGAGCGCGGCGATTCCGGCGCTGGCGCGCGTCAGCCTGACGTTCACCATGCTCGCCACGCTGGTGCTGGCGGCAGGGCTGGTGTTGATCAGCATGACCCCGCTGGTCGCCGGTTTGGAAGCCGTGGCGTTGCGTCTGCTCGCCGCGGTGCTGCTGGCGCAGCAGCTTTATCAATTCTTCCAGTTTTGGCTGCGCGCCGATGATCGCTTCGACCTGCTCAGCCGCACGCTGGTGGTTTCGGCGCTGATCGAGCTGGTGGTGACCGTGGCGTGGGTTTATCACGCCGGTTTCACCGGCATCTTCCACGGTTTTCTCGCCGGGGCGCTGGTGGCGGTCGCGCTCTGCCTGCGCGCCGTTGACCCCGTGATTTGGCGCCTGAATTTTGATTTCCGTCTCATCCCGCCATTGCTGCGACTGGGCTTTCCGATGATGATCGTCGGCCTGAGCTACAGTTTGATGACGACGCTGGACCGCGTGTTGATCATCCATTTTCTCGGCAGCGAACAACTCGGCTATTATGCACTCGGGCCGCTGGTGCTGGCGGCGCTGACCTATGTGCCGGCCACCATCAATCAGGTGATTTATCCCAAGCTGGGCGAGCGCTATGGCGCAACGGGCGACCCACGCAGCGTGGCCGGCTATGTCATCCGGCCGACGGTGATCACCGCCTACCTCATGGCATTGGTGCTGGGCGGCGCGTATCTCGGCCTGCCGCTGCTGCTCGAGTGGCTGCCGAAATACCGCGCCGGTCTGCCCGCCGCCCGCATACTCTTTGCGGGATTTTATTTCCTCAGCCTGGTCGGCGCCAGTGCCAATCTGCTGGTCACCATCAACCGCCAGATACAATACCTGATCAGCTTGTTCGCGGCGATTGCGCTGGGCTTGCTGCTCAATTTCGCCGCGATTTTCGCGGGCTGGGGCATTGCCGGAATTGCCGCCACCACCAGCGTCACCTATTTTCTTTATGCCGCCGGCGTCATTGGTTTCACCGCGCGGCGCCATCTCGGCTTCCACCACATGCTGCTCCGGCGTCTGGCCGGACGTCTCATGCTGCCCTACCTCCTGGCCGCCGTCAGCCTCGCCGCCGCGCTGCAAATTGATACTGGACATCCCGCGCTCACCCCGCTGCTGCAAGTCGGTGTGTTCGTCCTGGCCTTCGGCCTGCTCGCCTATGTACCCGGCCGCCGGGAGTGGTCATCGTGA